The genomic segment GAGCACGGGCGGCCAGACGAGGCCCGGATAGATCTGGAGGCCTACGTGGTCGAGGCCGCGGCGGAAGCGCTTCGTCGACAGCTCGCCGATTCGCTCCCAGAAGCGGGCGTCGGCCTCGGGGGTGTAGCGGTAGGCGTAGGTGAACCCGAGCTCGACGTCGGTGCGGCCCATCCGCCGCAGCACCCGGTCGGCCGCCGGCACGCCGCGGACGATCGCCGGGATCGCGCGCTCATAGGCGCCGTCGGAGGTGTTCTCGGAGATCGGGAGGTTAACCTCGTTCGTGATCGAGAGCGCGAAGAGCGAGCGGTTGCGCGCCAGCGTGCGGGTCGCGGCGCGGACGAATCGCGTCCACTTGCGCATGTCGCCCTCCTGGCGCGGCCGCGGGTGGTAGCGCACCTGCGACTCGACCTCGTAACCCGCCCTCGCGTAGCGGCGGGCGCGCGCGGCGAAGCGGCGGATTCCCTCGCGCCCGTCGGACATGAACAGCCGGTTGAGGCGGATCACGAGGGTGCGGTCCGGCGGCTCGAGCGCGCGCAGCGCCCGGTCGCGCAGGCGCGGCTTCTCGGGCGCGACGGAGCCCTGCCCCTCCCCCACCGTCCCGGCGAGCTGCGGCGTGATCCCGAACCGAAGCCGCTGCGGAGCCGCGGTCGGTGCGGGGACGGGGGCGGTCAGGCAGTCCGCGCCGCCGCCGCCCTGGGCGAGCGCGGGCGCGGGACTGGCGAGCGGCGCAGCCGTCACCGCAACCAGGGCGGCGAGTGTCACGAGCGGCGCGGCGAACCTCGATCGGCGGCGACCTCCCATCAACAGAGCCTCCCAGCGAACGTCCCGCGGTGCGTCGGTATGGCGGCGTCGCCGCGGGCGACCGCGTCGGGCGAGGAACCCCCGGCATCTAGTACGGGCGAGGCCGGTATCGGGGTTGGCAGTCGAGGTGACTGCAAACCCCGACCGTCGCATGAGCGCGCCGCGCCGCTGTCGGGGTTGGCGGTCGTATGGACTGCAAAGCCCGACCCCGACAACGGACTAGGCGGAGACGGGGCGCTCGGTGCCGCGGAGCTGCGGCCGCGAGCGCATGAACGTCGCCACCGCGACGACCCCGGCCGCCATCGCGAGGGTCGCGACGAGCGAGCCGACCGAGAGCAGGCCGAGGCCGGTGACCGCGTGGCCGATGTTGCAGGCGCCGGCGAGCGTCGCGCCGAGGCCCATCGCCAGGCCGCCCGCCAGGGCCCGGCCCGCGCGAGCGCCGTCGGGCATCCGCAGGGGGCCTCGGATCACGAGCGCGCCGGCGGCGAGGACCCCGATCGCCAGCCAGAGCTGGAACGGCAACGCGCCGCCCGTCTCGATCGCGTCGAGCGTGCCCTGCGCCGACCCCGCGAAGCCGAGCCCGTAGCCGTAGCCGGCGAGATCGGCCACGACCCAGGCGAGGGCGGCGACCAGGCCGAGCGCCGCCCCCAGCCGCAGGCCGTCGCGGCTCCGTCCGAGGAGCACGCCGAGGATCGCCAGGCCGACGAGCGGCGCGAGCACCGCGTAATCGACCCCGGTCAGCTCGGCGAGGCCGCCGGTGCGCGAGTCTCCGGCGAGCGACGCGACCGCATCGGCGAGCGGACCCCGGGCCAGGAGCTCGCCGGCCGCGAACCCGGCGATCGCGATCGCGGTCGCGATCGAGCCGGCGCCCGTCCGCCAGAGGATGCCGGTGATGCATCCGCCCGCGAGCGCCATTCCCGCCCCGAAGACGACTCCGCCGAGGAGCTGGCCCGACACCGCGAGTGGCGGCGTCCCGGCTGCGATCGCCGCGTCGAGCGGGGCGACCCCGAGCGCATGGAGCGCCGCCAGCACGAGGAGTGAGAAGCCGAGCATCAGACCGAAGATGCGCAGCAGGTGCGGCTGGCGCTCGAGCGTGGCCTCGCGGACCGCCGAGTTGAAGCAGACACGGCCGCTCGCCATCAGCCAGCCGAACGCCAGCCCGAGCCCGAGCCCCAGCGCAGCGGCGGTCATCGTCGCGCCGGTCCCTTCGGTTCAGCCGCTGCGGCCGAGCCAGTCCGCGACCCGGCGGCCGATCTCTTCGCCGGCGTCCAGCTGGAGGAAGTGCGAGGCGCGCTCGATCTTCACCGGCCCTTCGGCGCCGAGCGATGCCGCGAACCGCTCGCCGACCTCGAACGGGATGATCGGATCCGAGTCGGCCCAGATCGCGAGCTTCGGCCGGTCGTCGTCGCGAAGCGCGTCGCGGGTCGCCCGGCCCTCGGCCGCGCCCGGCGCATCCGGCGCGGTCGGCAGGATCAGCGGGAAGGCGCGTGCCCCGGCCTTCGACTCGGGGTTCGGGAACGGCGCGTCGAAGGCCGCCGCCACCTCGTCGTCGATCCCCCGCGCGGTCGCGTTTCGGACCAGCAGCGAGATCGGCAGGTCCTCGGTCCGCTCGACGAAGTTGCGGAACTGAAACCAGGCGTCGGACATCGCCTGCTCGCCGGTGAACAGTCCCGTGTCCATGGCGACGATCCGGCTGATCCGCTCGGGATGCTCTGCCGCGAGCCGCAGCCCGATCGGCCCGCCCCAGTCGTGGACGACGACCGTCGCATCGGTCAGGTCGAGTCGCTCGACGAGGGCTTCCACGAAGCGGAAGTGGCGCTCGAAGGAGTACCAGCCGACGTCGGTCGGCTTGTCGGAGCGCCCGAAGCCGATCAGGTCCGGGCAGATGCAGCGGTGGCCGGCTTCGGCGACCGGACCGATCACGTCGCGCCACAGGTACGACCACGTCGGCTCGCCGTGCAGGAACAGGACCGGAGCGCCCTCGCCGCTCTCGACCCGCGCCATCCGCAGGCCGTCGATCTGTTCGTAGATCGGTTCGTGGTCGAAGCCCGGCAGCGCCGCGAAGCGCTCGTCGGGGGTGCGGTACGTCGCGTCGGCGCTCATCGGCCCAACCTACTCGCGGAGCCGGGCTCGTGGCTGCGTCAGACTGGCCGGGTGATCGAGGTGATCGACGGGATGCCCCCGGGGACGATGGGGTTTCGCTGCGAGGACGGCGACGTACGCCCGATCGATCTGCGAAACGTGATGATGCCCTCGATCCGCCGCGTGGTGAGGGCGCGCGAGCGGCTGCGGATCCTCGTCGTCGCGGGCGACGGCTTCGAGGGCGTCGATCGCGCCGCGATCTGGGAGCGCGCGAAGCACGCCTGGGACCTCGGCGACCGCGACTTCGACCTGCTCGACAGGCTGGCGGTCGCGACAGACGTGCCGTGGATCCGGCGCGGCGTCGGCTCTTTCGGCTGGATGGCGCCGGGTGAGGTCCGGGTGTTCGAGCTCGGCGAGGTGACTCGCGCCCAGCGCTGGGTCGCCCGCGATTAGAGGCGACCCGGGGCCGCGCGCCTCAGCTCGCCAGATCCCGCGGGCGCACGAACGCCTCGAGGGTCGCCGAGCCCGGCTCGAGCTGGTCCCAAGCCCCCTCGAAGCTGAGACTGGCCCGCGCCGCGGTCGGGAACTTCTGTCGCATCCGCTCGAGCGCGTCGGCATCGCCCGCGCCGGCGAGCGCCGCTGCGAGCGTCGCGGTCGCGGGGTTGTGCCCGACCACCAGGAGCTCGGTCTCCTCGCCGCCGAGATCGGCGATCAGTTCCAGGAGCTCGCCGGCTGCCGCCTCGTAGACGCCCCGTTCGAAGCGCAGCTCGGGCTCGCCTCCGAGCCCCGGGCCGATCAGCTCGAGCGTCTGGCGCGTGCGGACCGCCGTCGAACAGATGACGAGACCCGGTTCCACCCCGGCCGCCTCGAGGTCGCGGGCGACGAGCTCGCAGGCGCTCACACCGCGTTCGTTCAGGGGCCGATCGTGGTCGGCCAGCGATGCGTCGTCCCAACTCGACTTCGCATGCCGAAGCAGGTGAAGGCGCCTGGTCAAGCGGTCCTCCGGTCCTGCTCGGACGAGCAACGGGTCGGCGTCACGACTCCCGCCAGCCCTCGAGGAAGAGGTCGAGCTGGAGCTCGCCACTCGGATCGGCCTGGTAGCCGGAGAGGTCGGTGATCCCCTCCTCGGCGAGGACCTCGTCGTCGATGAACTGATTGCCGGTGCACTCGCGCGGGTCGCGGCGCAGGACCGCGGCGGCGGAGTCGGCGTAGATCTCGGGGGTGCGGGCGCGGCGCATCGCCTCCTCGCCGCCGAGCAGGTTCTGGACCGCCGCGGTGGCGATCAGCGTCCGCGGCCAGAGCGTGTTCGCGGCGATCGGAGCCTCGGCCTCGTCGAAGGCGACGCCGAGCGTCACCATCGTCATCCCGAACTTCGCGACCGTGTAGGCGGAGTGTCCGTGGAGCCAGCGCGTGTTCGCCGAGATCGGCGGCGAGAGGCTCAGCACGTGGGCGTGGTCGGACTCGCGCAGGTGCTCGAGACAGGCCTTGGTCAGCACCCAGGTGCCGCGGAGGTTGATGTCGAGCATCAGGTCGAGGCGCTTGAGCTCGAGGTCGCGCATCGAGGCGAGGTTGATCGCGCTCGCGTTGTTGACGACGATGTCGATGCCGCCGAACTCGGCCGCCGTCCGCGCGACCGCCTCGGCGACCGACTCGGCGTCGCGGACGTCGCCGACGATCGGCAGCGCCTGGCCGCCCGCCTCGCGGATCTCGTCGGCGGCGGTGTGGATCGTGCCCGGCAGCCGTGGATCGGGCTTGTCGGTCTTGGCGATGATCGCGACGTTCGCGCCCTCGGCGGCGACCTTCTTGGCGATCGCGAGGCCGATCCCGCGACTGCCGCCGGACATGATCACGGTGCGATTCTCGAGCGAGCTCATGGCGCGCCAGCCTATGGATCGGCCCCGGCGCGGCGCGGCGCGGTTCGACGCACGGGGCCGCGGTCCGTCACGCTGCCCGATGTGATCGCCCGAGCGGCCGTGGCCGCGCTCTCCGTGCTCCTCGCGCTCTGCCTCGCGGCCTGCGCGGACGAGGACGGCGTCGACCAGAGCCCCGACGTTCCCGACCCGCCGCCGAGCGAGGTCGTGAGCGAGGCCGACCTCGGCGAGAGCTGGCCCCTGATCCCGAGCGAGGCGACGGTCTCGTGCGTCGGCGGGGGCGACGGCGCCAAGCTCGCGATCGAGGCCGACGGGATCACGTACGGGCTCGACGAGGCGGGCGAGCGCACCTACGCGCCGATCTCGCCGATCCTCGCGGGCGACCCCGCCGACCCGGCGTCGCGCGAGGCGCTCGAACCGCTCGCCGAGATCGCGCGACAACTCTGCGAGTGAGTCCGAGCCCGGACCGGCGCCGCCGACCCACGGCGGCGCCGCCGCCGTGGCCGGCCGTACCGACCCGCGCTTACGGGTTGATGATCGCCTTGATCATCCCGTCCTGCTTCTTCTGGAACTTCTCGTAGGCGTCGGGCACCTCGTCGAGGGAGATGTGATGCGTGGCGAACCCCTCGGCGCCGAGCGGATCGCCGTCGGCGAGCAGCTCGAGGATGTCCGGCGCCCAGCGCTTGACGTTCGCCTGGCCCATCTTGAGCGTCACCTGCTTGTCGAACAGGGTCACCATCGGCATCGGGTCCGCCGCGCCGGCATAGACGCCGATCAACGAGATCGTCCCACCGCGGCGCACCATGTCGACGGCGCTGTTGATCGCTGCCATCGAGTCGACGCCGACCTTCGACATCATCATCGCGCCGAGCTTGTCTGGCACCAGGTTGGCGACGTTCTGCGCCGCCCTCTCGACCGTACCGCCATGGGCCTCCATGCCGACCGCGTCGATCACCGAGTGCGGCCCGCGGCCCTCGGTCAGCTCGCGGACGACGTCTCCGAGATCGTCATCGTGCTCGCTCAGGTCGAGCGTCTCGACGCCGCGGGCGGCGGCCCTCGCCAACCGTTCGGGCACGAGGTCGACGCCGATCACCCGGTGGCCGCGGTGCGCGGCGATCCGTGCCGCCATGTCGCCGATCGGGCCGAGACCGAGGACGACGACGGTGCCGTCGTCGGGAATCTGCGCGTACTCGACCGACTGCCACGCGGTCGGCAGCACGTCCGAGAGCAGCACGAAGCGATCGTCGGGCCCCTCCTCGGGCACCTTGATGTGCGTGTACTGGGCCTGGGGGACGCGCAGGTACTCGGCCTGGCCGCCGGGGACCTCGCCATAGAGCTTCGAGAACCCGAACAGGGCGGCACCCGTTCCCTGGTCGTAGACCTGCGTCGTCTCGCACTGGGTCTGCAGCCCGTCCGAGCACATCAGGCAGTGGCCGCAGGAGATCTGGAAGGGGATGACCACGCGGTCGCCGACCGCGAGGTCGCCGACGTCGCTCCCGACCTCCTCGACCACCCCCATCGGCTCGTGGCCGAGGATGTCTCCGGCGCCCATGAACGGGCCGAAGGTCTCGTAGAGATGGAGGTCGGATCCACAGATCCCGCTCGACGTGACCTTGATGATCGCGTCGGATGGTTGCTCGATGGACGGATCGGGCACTTCGTCGACGCGAACGTCGCGCTTGCCCTGCCAGGTGACGGCTTTCACGGTTATCTACTCCTCGTTCGGATTGGAAGAGCGGCTCGGGGTCGAGCCGCTGCGGGGACCGATGACGGCCGCGTCGCGGCCGTCATCGCGATGCTCAAGCGCTCGGGTCGAGCGCGACCTTGCTCCAGCCCTCCTCGCGCTCGTCGAAGCGCTCGAACGCCTCGACGGCGCCGGACAGGTCGCCGACCTGCGTGATCAGCTCGCTCGGCTTGACGGCGCCACTGCGGACGAGTCCGACGAGCTCCGGGATGTAGCGACGGTGGTTGCAATTGCCCATCTTGAGGGTCAGGTTCTTGCCCATCGCCAGCCCGATCGGGAACGTCTCGTCGTCCGGTGAATAGACGCCGATGATCGAGAGCGTGCCGGCCTTCGCGATCGCCTCGACCTCCCAGCGGAGCGCCTGTGAGGGAGCGTCGCCCGGAGGCATGAACGGCGACTCACCCGCGGGCGTCTCGGGCGCGACCTCCTCGACCTCGCCGGCAAATTCCGGGTCGCGCTCGGCACCCGCGGTCTCGGCGTCGATGCCGACCGCGTCGATGACCCGATCCGGCCCCGAGCCGCCGGTGAGCCGGCGCAGTGTCTCGACGGGATCCTCGCGCGAGAAGTCGACGACCTCGGCGCCCAGCCGGCGGGCCTGCTGGAGCCGGTCGGCGTGCTGGTCGACGGCGAACACTCGGCCCGCGCCCTGGAGCTGCGCGCTCAGGATCGAGAACAAGCCGACGATCCCACAGCCGAACACCGCGACCGTGTCGCCGTCCTCGATCTCGGCCAGTTTGGCGCCGAACCAGGCGGTCGGGAAGATGTCGGAGACGAGCAGCGCGTCGTCGTCAGCGACCTCATCGGGAAGCTTGACCAGGCCGACGTTCGCGTACGGGATCCTCGCCTTCTCAGCCTGGAGGCCGTCGAAGGACCCCGTCGCCTTCGGCCCGCCGAAGAACGACGTTCCAGCGGTGCGGCCGTTCGGATTCGCCTCGTCGCACTGGGCGTAGTAGCCGGCGCGGCAGTAGTTGCACGAGCCGCAGCCGATCGTCGACGCGACCACGACGCGATCGCCGACCTCGAGGTTGCGAACGTCCTCCCCGAGCTCCTCGACGACCCCGACCCCTTCGTGGCCGAGGATCGTGCCGGGCTTCATCGGCGTCATCGAGCCGCGGACGAAATGCAGGTCAGTGCCGCAGATCGCTGTCGCGGTCAGCCTGACGATCGCGTCCGTGGGCTGCTCGATCTTCGGATCGGGGACCTCGTCGACCCTGATGTCGCCCACCGCGTGCCATACGACTGCCTTCACTCTCGGATCCTTTCGGGGCGGTTCGGGTTGCGCGCTGCGGGTTACCCGCGATCCGCGGCCGGATTCACCCCGAGGGACCGATCCGACGGTCGTCAGCGAGCGTCGCCGAGTGCCTCGATCATCGCCAGGTTGAACGCCGCCATCTCGGCGAGGTCGTCGATCTCGATCGCCTCGTCGGCGCCGTGCATCGAGCGCGCGTAGTCCGTCTGATCCGTGGCGAACACCGGCGCAAAGCCATATGCGGCGGTGCCCCACGCGTCGCGGACCCAGTGCGAGTCGGTGAACCCCGAGCTGACGAGCGGGACCAGCGCGGCGCCGGGGAGACGCTCTGCGAGCCAGTCCTCGATCGCGCGGTAGAGCGGGGTGTCGAGCGAGGATTCGGTGCCGCCCTCGAGCGGCTCGAGGAACTCGACCTGCCAGCGGAAGCCGACGCCCTCGAGCGCCGCGGCGACGTGACCGAGCACGGTGTCCTCGTCGTGGTGGGGCAGCGCGCGAACGTCGCAGACCACGTCGGCGTATGGCGGGATCACGTTCGATGGCTCGTGGGTCGCGAGCCCGGTCGGGGTGACGGTCATCCGCGCGGTCGAGGGCAGCGCGGAGTCGAGGCTCGGGTGGAGGGGTCGCGCCGCCTCGATCGCCGCCTCGAGGCCATCGGCCCCGGGGCTCAGGATCGCGAGGGCACGCTCGAGCGCCGGCGTCGGCTCGGCGGGGGCTCGCGCGTCGAGCAGGCGCTGCGTGGCCTCGGCGGCGTGGCGCAGCGGGTTGTCGGAGTCGTCGGGCACGGAGGCGTGGCTCGAGCGGCCGTGGACGCGCACGCGCAGTGAGGAGACGCGCTTCTCGCCGACCGAGATCGGGACGACGCGGCGCCCGTCGGTGAGCTCATACAGCGAGCCGCCGCCCTCGTTGATCGCGAGGTCGGCGCGAAGGTCGGGGCGCCCGCGGACGAGCCACGACATGCCGACCTCGGCCGTGTTTCGCTCCTCGTCGGCCTCGGCGATCAGCACGACGTCACCGGCCGGGGGCACTCCTCTGCGCGCGCACGCCGCCAGCGCGACGGCGCGGGCGGCCAGCTCGCCCTTCATGTCGCAGGCCCCGCGGCCGACGAGCCTCCCGTCGCGAACGACCCCTTCGAAGGGGTCCACGGTCCAGTTCTCGGGCGGAGCGGGGACGACGTCGGTGTGGGCCATCAGGAGCAGCGACGGCGCCTCGTCGCGCCCCCGCACCCGCGCGACGAGGTTGAGACGCTCGGGGTCGGGGCCGCAGAGCTCCGGCTCGATCCCGTTCGCCCGCAGGTAGGAGGCGAGCAGCTCGGCGGCGCGCGTCTCGCCACCCGGTGGGTTCGAGGTGTCGACGGCGATCAGCCGCCGCGCGAGCTCGACCACCTCGTCTCGCAGATCATCCGCGACGCTCAAGAGCGTTCACCTCCGCCGCGCGCGGGCGCGAGTTCGCGGACGAGGCCGGTCGGGAACGGCTCCTGCATCGAGCCGTCGATCCGCTCGGCGGGCCGCGCGGCGACGAGGCAGTTGAGGACCGCCTCGTGCGCCGACTCATACGCCGCCGCGAACAGCGCCTCGAGCGAGTCGAGGCCGAGCGGGGATCCGGCCTCCGCGGTCGTGAAGGCCAGCCCGATCTCGCCCGAGCCCTCGGACCCGTAGGAGCCGACACGGGCGAGCCCGAGCAGCGGCCGCAGCGCCAGGCGCCGGAGCGCGAGCGGGTCGAGCGGCGCGTCGGTCGCGCAGACGGCGATGCAGGACCCGTGGAGATCGAGCTTCGGCGCCGGCGGCAGGTTCGCGCCGAGCAGGTCGAGGTACTCACGCTCGCCGAAGTTGCAGAGCGCCAGGACGCCGACGGTGTGCTCCCCGGCGCGCCGCGAAGCCGTGCCGATCCCGCCCGGGTAGCCGAAGCAGACCATTCCCGTCCCCGCCCCTACGTTGCCCTCGGCGACCGCGGCTCCGAGCGCGGCGGTGGCCGCATCGACGTCGGCGGGGACGATCCGTCGCGAGTCGGCGAGGTCACCGTCGTCGCACTCGCCGACGACGGGGATCACGCTGTCCTGCGGGCCCCTCCCGGAGAGCTCGATCGCCGCCTGGGTGACCGTCCCGAGGGCATGCGTCCCGCAGAGGTAGACCGGCGTCTCGATCCGTCCGCGCTCAGCGATGTCGAGGCCGGCGACGAGCTCGCCGACGCCGTTGACGACGTCCATGCCCGCCGCGGCGGGGAGCCGCGGCGGCGCGACGACCGTGACCCCCGAGCGCTCTCCGGCCGAGGACTGCGAATGGCCGACCCGCACACCGGCGACGTCGGTGATCGCGTTGCGCTCGCCCGTCGGGAGTACGCCGATCGGACCGGCGAGCGCGCGCCAGCGCTCAGCCACCGGGTTCGGTCCTCCCGGAGCCGGGCGCGTGCTCGGGGTCGTGGAGCAGGCAGGCGGCGAGCTGGTCGCGCGGCCCGGAGGGCACGAGCCGCGGGTCGACCCGCTCGCAGGTCTCGAAGCTCCGCGGGCAGCGCGGGTTGAAGCGGCAGCCCGATGGGATCCGCGTCGGGTCGGGAAGCTCGCCGGCGAGCAGATCGCGCTCGCCGCCGCCGCCGGGCACCGGGACCGGGATCGCGTCGACGAGCGCCTGGGTGTAGGGATGGGTCGGGCGCTCGATGACCGCCGCCGCGTCGCCCTGCTCGACGACGCGGCCGAGGTACATGACGACGATCCGATCGCAGAACGACCAGGCGAGGCTGAGGTCGTGGGTGATGAACAGCAGTCCGAGCCCGCGACGGCGGCGCAGCTCGAGCAGGACGGCGAGGATCTGCGAGCGGACCGAGACGTCGAGCATCGAGACCGGCTCGTCGCAGATCAGACCGTCGGGCTCGAGCACGAGCGCGGCTGCGATCGCGACTCGCTGGCGCTGACCGCCTGAGAGCTCGTGCGGGAAGCTCTCGCCGAAGCGCTCCGGGTCGAGTCCGACGTCGTTCATCGCCCGCCCGACGCGCTCTGCGTGCTCGTCCTTCGCGACGTCCTGGACCACGAGGGGCTCGGCGATGATCCGGCGCACGCGCTGGCGCGGATTGAGCGTCTGGTAGGGGTCCTGGAAGATCATCTGAACGCGGTTTCGCACCCGCGAGAGGTCGCGGCGCCCCGAGACCTCCTCGCCCTCGAGCTCCATCCCTCCCCCACTCACCGGGACGAGTCCCATCAGCGCCCGCGCGAGCGTCGACTTGCCGCAGCCGGACTCGCCGACGACGCCGAGGATCTCGCCCCGCCGCCAGTCGAGCGAGACGCCGTCGAGCGCGCGCGCGTCGCCGCCGCGGACGCGGAACGAGACGCCGAGCGAGTCGGTGCGCATGAGCGGCGACTCGGCGCTCCGGGCCGAGCTCTGGGTCGCGCCGCTCATCCGGCGGCTCCTCCGGCGAGGCCGGCGCTCTCGACCTCGGGCCAGCTCGTCCACGGGGCGAAGTGGCAGGCGGACGCGTGCGCCGGCGCGACCTCGCGGAGCGCGGGGTCCTCGTCGCGGCAGCGCGCCTCGGCATATGGGCAGCGGGGCGCGAAGCGACAACCGCGCGGCATCTCGCCCGGGCCCGGCGGCCCGCCCGGGATCGGCGTCGCGAGCGTGCGATCGCCCTGGCCGATCGCCGGGATCGAGGCGAGCAGGCGCTTCGTGTACGGATGCTGCGGCGCCGCGAAGACCGATGCGACGCTGCCGGTCTCGACGATCCGCCCGGCGTACATCACGGCGATCCGGTCACAGGTCTCGGCGAGCACCCCGAGGTCGTGGCTGATCAGGATCAGCGCCAGGCCGAGTCGCTCACGCAGACGCTCGAGGAGCTGGAGGACCTGAGCCTGCATGACGACGTCGAGCGCGGTCGTCGGCTCGTCTGCGATCACCAGCGACGGCCGGCAGGCGAGCGCGAGCGCGATCATCACGCGCTGGCGCTGGCCGCCAGAGAGCTGGTGCGGGTAGCGGCGCCCGACGCCTGCGCCGAGACCGACGGTCTCGAGCAGCTCGGCGATCCGCGTGTCGAGGTCGGAGGAGGACGCCACGCGCTCGTGGAGCCGGATCGCCTCGGCGATCTGGGCCGAGACGCGACGCACCGGATCGAGCGCGTTCATCGCACCCTGGAAGACGAGCGAGATGTGGCGCCAGCGCACGAGCTGCATCCCGGTCTCGGTGCGCCGGCCGATGTTGATCGGCTCGGCGGCGTCCGGCACCCGCAGGGTGATCGTGCCGGTCTGGGAGAGCGCGCTCGGAAGCAGCCGCATCAGCGACAACGCCGTCGTCGTCTTGCCGCAGCCGGACTCGCCGGCGAGCCCGAGCGCCTCGCCGGGCGCGAGCGTGAAGTCGACCCCGTCGACGATCGGTCCCGAGCGCGAGCGGACCTCGAGGCCCGAGACCTCGAGCAGCGGCGCGGCCATCAGTTCTCCCCTCTCAGGCGCGGGTTGATGTGCTCCTCGAACAGGTAGCCGAGGACCGAGACCGCGAAGACGAGCAGCGCGATGCACAGGCCCGGCGGTACGACGTACCACCAGGCGCCCGCGCTCGGCGCGCTTGCGTCGAATGCCGCCTCGAGCATCGAGCCCCACGAGATGTTGTTCGGATCGCCGAGCCCGAGGAAGGCGAGCGAGGACTCCGAGAGGATCGCGACGGCGATGATCAGGACCGTGTTGGCGAAGATCAGCGGCAGCGTGTTCGGCAGCACGTGGGTGCGGATGACGTAGCCGTTGCCGGCCCCCATCGCCTTCGCTCGCTCGACGAACCCGCGCTCGCGCAGCGTGAGTACC from the Thermoleophilia bacterium SCSIO 60948 genome contains:
- a CDS encoding NAD(P)-dependent oxidoreductase, producing MSSLENRTVIMSGGSRGIGLAIAKKVAAEGANVAIIAKTDKPDPRLPGTIHTAADEIREAGGQALPIVGDVRDAESVAEAVARTAAEFGGIDIVVNNASAINLASMRDLELKRLDLMLDINLRGTWVLTKACLEHLRESDHAHVLSLSPPISANTRWLHGHSAYTVAKFGMTMVTLGVAFDEAEAPIAANTLWPRTLIATAAVQNLLGGEEAMRRARTPEIYADSAAAVLRRDPRECTGNQFIDDEVLAEEGITDLSGYQADPSGELQLDLFLEGWRES
- a CDS encoding alpha/beta fold hydrolase; protein product: MSADATYRTPDERFAALPGFDHEPIYEQIDGLRMARVESGEGAPVLFLHGEPTWSYLWRDVIGPVAEAGHRCICPDLIGFGRSDKPTDVGWYSFERHFRFVEALVERLDLTDATVVVHDWGGPIGLRLAAEHPERISRIVAMDTGLFTGEQAMSDAWFQFRNFVERTEDLPISLLVRNATARGIDDEVAAAFDAPFPNPESKAGARAFPLILPTAPDAPGAAEGRATRDALRDDDRPKLAIWADSDPIIPFEVGERFAASLGAEGPVKIERASHFLQLDAGEEIGRRVADWLGRSG
- a CDS encoding YeeE/YedE family protein — its product is MTAAALGLGLGLAFGWLMASGRVCFNSAVREATLERQPHLLRIFGLMLGFSLLVLAALHALGVAPLDAAIAAGTPPLAVSGQLLGGVVFGAGMALAGGCITGILWRTGAGSIATAIAIAGFAAGELLARGPLADAVASLAGDSRTGGLAELTGVDYAVLAPLVGLAILGVLLGRSRDGLRLGAALGLVAALAWVVADLAGYGYGLGFAGSAQGTLDAIETGGALPFQLWLAIGVLAAGALVIRGPLRMPDGARAGRALAGGLAMGLGATLAGACNIGHAVTGLGLLSVGSLVATLAMAAGVVAVATFMRSRPQLRGTERPVSA
- a CDS encoding glutathione-dependent formaldehyde dehydrogenase, coding for MKAVVWHAVGDIRVDEVPDPKIEQPTDAIVRLTATAICGTDLHFVRGSMTPMKPGTILGHEGVGVVEELGEDVRNLEVGDRVVVASTIGCGSCNYCRAGYYAQCDEANPNGRTAGTSFFGGPKATGSFDGLQAEKARIPYANVGLVKLPDEVADDDALLVSDIFPTAWFGAKLAEIEDGDTVAVFGCGIVGLFSILSAQLQGAGRVFAVDQHADRLQQARRLGAEVVDFSREDPVETLRRLTGGSGPDRVIDAVGIDAETAGAERDPEFAGEVEEVAPETPAGESPFMPPGDAPSQALRWEVEAIAKAGTLSIIGVYSPDDETFPIGLAMGKNLTLKMGNCNHRRYIPELVGLVRSGAVKPSELITQVGDLSGAVEAFERFDEREEGWSKVALDPSA
- a CDS encoding M20/M25/M40 family metallo-hydrolase, whose translation is MSVADDLRDEVVELARRLIAVDTSNPPGGETRAAELLASYLRANGIEPELCGPDPERLNLVARVRGRDEAPSLLLMAHTDVVPAPPENWTVDPFEGVVRDGRLVGRGACDMKGELAARAVALAACARRGVPPAGDVVLIAEADEERNTAEVGMSWLVRGRPDLRADLAINEGGGSLYELTDGRRVVPISVGEKRVSSLRVRVHGRSSHASVPDDSDNPLRHAAEATQRLLDARAPAEPTPALERALAILSPGADGLEAAIEAARPLHPSLDSALPSTARMTVTPTGLATHEPSNVIPPYADVVCDVRALPHHDEDTVLGHVAAALEGVGFRWQVEFLEPLEGGTESSLDTPLYRAIEDWLAERLPGAALVPLVSSGFTDSHWVRDAWGTAAYGFAPVFATDQTDYARSMHGADEAIEIDDLAEMAAFNLAMIEALGDAR
- a CDS encoding DUF2511 domain-containing protein, with the translated sequence MIARAAVAALSVLLALCLAACADEDGVDQSPDVPDPPPSEVVSEADLGESWPLIPSEATVSCVGGGDGAKLAIEADGITYGLDEAGERTYAPISPILAGDPADPASREALEPLAEIARQLCE
- a CDS encoding S58 family peptidase, whose product is MAERWRALAGPIGVLPTGERNAITDVAGVRVGHSQSSAGERSGVTVVAPPRLPAAAGMDVVNGVGELVAGLDIAERGRIETPVYLCGTHALGTVTQAAIELSGRGPQDSVIPVVGECDDGDLADSRRIVPADVDAATAALGAAVAEGNVGAGTGMVCFGYPGGIGTASRRAGEHTVGVLALCNFGEREYLDLLGANLPPAPKLDLHGSCIAVCATDAPLDPLALRRLALRPLLGLARVGSYGSEGSGEIGLAFTTAEAGSPLGLDSLEALFAAAYESAHEAVLNCLVAARPAERIDGSMQEPFPTGLVRELAPARGGGERS
- a CDS encoding histidine phosphatase family protein, encoding MTRRLHLLRHAKSSWDDASLADHDRPLNERGVSACELVARDLEAAGVEPGLVICSTAVRTRQTLELIGPGLGGEPELRFERGVYEAAAGELLELIADLGGEETELLVVGHNPATATLAAALAGAGDADALERMRQKFPTAARASLSFEGAWDQLEPGSATLEAFVRPRDLAS
- a CDS encoding STAS/SEC14 domain-containing protein, whose amino-acid sequence is MIEVIDGMPPGTMGFRCEDGDVRPIDLRNVMMPSIRRVVRARERLRILVVAGDGFEGVDRAAIWERAKHAWDLGDRDFDLLDRLAVATDVPWIRRGVGSFGWMAPGEVRVFELGEVTRAQRWVARD
- a CDS encoding glutathione-dependent formaldehyde dehydrogenase — its product is MKAVTWQGKRDVRVDEVPDPSIEQPSDAIIKVTSSGICGSDLHLYETFGPFMGAGDILGHEPMGVVEEVGSDVGDLAVGDRVVIPFQISCGHCLMCSDGLQTQCETTQVYDQGTGAALFGFSKLYGEVPGGQAEYLRVPQAQYTHIKVPEEGPDDRFVLLSDVLPTAWQSVEYAQIPDDGTVVVLGLGPIGDMAARIAAHRGHRVIGVDLVPERLARAAARGVETLDLSEHDDDLGDVVRELTEGRGPHSVIDAVGMEAHGGTVERAAQNVANLVPDKLGAMMMSKVGVDSMAAINSAVDMVRRGGTISLIGVYAGAADPMPMVTLFDKQVTLKMGQANVKRWAPDILELLADGDPLGAEGFATHHISLDEVPDAYEKFQKKQDGMIKAIINP